In the Bacteroidales bacterium genome, ATCCTTCGACTCAATATAGACTTTATTTCCTTTTTTAGTCATATCATTTAAAATCTCATCCTTTCGCAACCCCTGATATTTATCTTCCTTGACCGCTCTTTGATTTTTGAATGCTTCAATTTCATTATTCTGATAACGTATATATGAGATTTCACTAATATGAATGACATATTCCGGACCATCGGGATTACTGCTTTTCTTATACCTGACTGTTGAATTATCAATCAGTAATACCTTGCCAATAATTTTTTCACCATTTGTCTTATTGATTGTGTCCTGCGCTTTCACAGGAAAAAAGGCAAAAATAAGGGTAGTACCGAGTACCCATTTAAGTAATACTATTTTGGTCATGTTTTTAGGTTTTGGGTATACTAAGATAGCAAAAAAGGCTTATGAAGAGTCTGTTAGTCTGTAGTCTGTTAGTCTGTTAGAAATTAGCCTGGCAAGGGTTCATATTCACCGCCCACCTTATCAAACCTTGACGCCCAGAACCAATATATCATCAATTTGATTTTCGCTGCCTTTCCAATCTTCATAATGCTTTTCCAATGCGGCTTTTTGCCGGTCTATCGGAAGATTGTTTATTTCGGTGATGATTTCCTGAAAACGCCTTGATTTCATTTTATCACCATGATCACCCCCGAACTGTGAATAAAAACCATCCGAAAAAATATAAAAGGTGTCGCCTTTCTTTACCTGTATGACATGATCGGTGAAAGGCTTTTCTTTAAGATAGATTCCTGCCGGCTGCCTGTCAGCTTTATATTCGATGAATTCGGAAGGCTGGCCTGGCTCCGCGTTTCGGAACAACCATAACGGACTGTAAGCCCCGGCATAATTCAACAGGTTTGTTTCCTGGTCAAGGATACACAGCGCAATATCCATTCCTTCACTTTGTTCACCTTTGCGACCTGTTTGCTGAAGTGCCGATTTTACCTGGGATCTGAGCGCTTCAAGGATTTGAGCCGCCCCATTCTTTTCGTGCTTTTGTATCAGTTCATTCAGGATGGCTATGCCCAGCATGCTCATAAACGCACCGGGAACGCCATGGCCTGTACAATCTGCCGCAATAATGAAAACTTTACGACCCGAATTCTTAACCAGGTAAAAATCGCCGCTTACTATATCACGCGGCATAAACAGGATAAAGCTTCCGGGTAAAAATTGATTGATATACTCATAAGAAGGCATCACTGCCGTCTGAATATATTGCGCGTATGAAATGCTGTCGGTTATTTTCGTATGATCCTTTTCTATCTGTTCTTTCTGTATCGTGATTTCATGATTTGCATCCACAAGAAAGTTTGCCTGTTTCTGAATCTCTTCACGCTGCCTTTTTATTTCTTCATTCTTTTGTGTCAGAATTTTGTTGTCTTTCTTTTTTATCTGCAATGCCTTATAGGATATCAGCAGGATTAACAACAATACCAATATCCCGCCGATGAGGATCTTACTCCTGATGGATGCCAATACCTTGTCACGATTGAGTATCTCAATTTCCTTCTGGTTTTTTTCGGTTTGATATTTTATTTCCAACTCATTGATGGAACGCTGATTTTCGCTCGTATATATACTGTCACTATAAATTTTATGTATCCGGAAATTCTCCAGAGCATTTTTATAGTTTCCTATGGCCATATCCACATCGGCCAGTAAGGAATAAACCTGCATGGTGGTTTCAATGATGCCGGTTTTTTTGGATAATTGCAGCGCTTCATTAAAATTTTTTCTTGCATCTGCATACTTCTTCTTATATAAGCTAATATTTCCCAACCCGATTTTTGAATTGCAGATACGTTGTTCATCCTTTAACTCTAAGGCTACCGCCAAAGCCCTTTTATAATAAAAGTCAGAACTGTCAAGGGCCATATTCTTTTCCTTAAGGTCACCGGAATCGGCCTGGACAAAGGCAAAATAATACTCCCCCAGATTCACAAAATTAATACCCAGTCCATACAGGTCGTCAGCACGCATTTGAAGCGGTATGGCCTTCAGACAATAATCTATGGCACTCTGGTAATTATTCTGAAGAAACTTAATGGTACTGACATTGCTGTATACCTGGCTGAGAAGCATCTCATCATTGAGTTCTTTGCAAATCTTAATTGCCCTGTTGTTATACTCCATTGCTTTTTCATAATTCTTATTGTCCTGGTGAATAATCGCAATATTGTTGCAGCATTGCGCAATGGATTTTTTATCATTTAATTTTTCGGCTATTGTCATCGCCTGGGAAAATGATCTGGCAGCATTTTGATAATCACTTAAGTTTATATAAAGACTTCCCAGGTTATTATAAACTTTGAAAATTGCCATATGATCATTCACTTCCCGGGCTTTTTTCAGAGAAATATTGAAATATTCTATGGCAGTGGCATAATCGGGTTTATAAATGCTGATAATACCCATTATGTTATTGCATTTTATGATGCCCTGTGCATAATCGGCTTTATCGGAAAGCTCAAGGCATTGCTTGCATAATGCTTCGGCCTCTGCAGGGGAATTCCGGCTTAAATAAAAGGCAAGATCCTTTAGGGCAAGTATTTTAACCGTATCTGTTTTTGTGGTGGCAATGATGTTTTTTAAGCTGTCGGGAATAGAAGTCTGAGATAATGATGTATTCAGAAATAACAATGAAACGACGATGGATGGAACAATCCTGGAGAAAAATTTTATCATGGGTGTCGGATAATGTGATCGTTAACGGATACGCCGAAAAAGTGCAGGGGGTTACATGTAAAGGTTATTAGCAGTTTTATGCTATTAGGCTATTAGGAAGAGAGTCTGTTAGTCTGTAGTCTTCATGGCGGCTTTGATTAAGGTAATGCCTTATTCGAAGTACCGTGGGTTGGCCGTGACAAAACGGGAAGGGCGATATGGAGGTGAATGACGCAAGGCATGGAATTTCTTATAAGCGAGCTTGCGTCCGGTTGTTAGAAATTCCTGCCTTGCGGCAGAGCGGGTAGGGATCGTTTTGTCTTGACTTTTCTTGCTTCGTTCTTTTTGTCAAGAAAAAGAATGAAGTGGGGTTAGGGGCAAAGCCCCTATTGATATTTATTAATTATAGCAAATTTAAAGGTGGTCACGGTGTTGTTACAAGCTACTTTGAGTATGTAGGAACCGGGGGATAAACGGGAAACATCAAATGAGATAACCGTTTGATCCGATTGCTGCCGGAGCAATTGTTGGCCGAATACATTGTAAACACTTATATCAACCACACTTCCCATGTTGTGCGTTATATGCAGTACGCCGTTATTTACAGGTACAGGATAAATCATCACATCATGCCCGTTTTCAGTATTCACCCCTGTAATGACCGGGAAGGAAATGATAACCGTGGTGCTTCCTTGAATACCCGAACCATCCTCAGCTAACGCACTTACTGTCACAATACCCTCTTTCCTGGCGGTTAAAAGGCCGTTTTGATCAATTATGGCCAACGAGGTATCATTAACACTCCAACTGACTGTTTTTATGGCTGCATCAGAAGGTTCAACAGTTGCAAGCATTTGCAGTGTACCGCCGACAGTGGTTATACTGTCCGATCCGTTTTCACCGGTTACGGTGATCGCGCTCACGAAAACGAAAACCTGCGCAGTATCCTGGTTTGTTATGGTGATATTATCGAAAAACACATTTTTGCCGGCCATCGAACCCTGTTCAGCCACAAATTCGAATTTATCCACCGCTTTCCAGTCAAAAGCTCCCGCAGAAGGATACCAGGTGCCATTGTCATAGGAGCCCTGGTCAACGAAATTTTTTAACGGTATGTATATTTTATGCCACTTCCCGTCCCACGGTGCTTTTGACTCGGTAATGGTGTAATTCATCCGCCAGGGATGATCAGACGCTGATGTTTTGGTATCGGTAAAGCGAACATCAAATTTTGTTCCCGCAGTATTACCTCTCACCAGGAAACTGAGCGC is a window encoding:
- a CDS encoding tetratricopeptide repeat protein, with the translated sequence MIKFFSRIVPSIVVSLLFLNTSLSQTSIPDSLKNIIATTKTDTVKILALKDLAFYLSRNSPAEAEALCKQCLELSDKADYAQGIIKCNNIMGIISIYKPDYATAIEYFNISLKKAREVNDHMAIFKVYNNLGSLYINLSDYQNAARSFSQAMTIAEKLNDKKSIAQCCNNIAIIHQDNKNYEKAMEYNNRAIKICKELNDEMLLSQVYSNVSTIKFLQNNYQSAIDYCLKAIPLQMRADDLYGLGINFVNLGEYYFAFVQADSGDLKEKNMALDSSDFYYKRALAVALELKDEQRICNSKIGLGNISLYKKKYADARKNFNEALQLSKKTGIIETTMQVYSLLADVDMAIGNYKNALENFRIHKIYSDSIYTSENQRSINELEIKYQTEKNQKEIEILNRDKVLASIRSKILIGGILVLLLILLISYKALQIKKKDNKILTQKNEEIKRQREEIQKQANFLVDANHEITIQKEQIEKDHTKITDSISYAQYIQTAVMPSYEYINQFLPGSFILFMPRDIVSGDFYLVKNSGRKVFIIAADCTGHGVPGAFMSMLGIAILNELIQKHEKNGAAQILEALRSQVKSALQQTGRKGEQSEGMDIALCILDQETNLLNYAGAYSPLWLFRNAEPGQPSEFIEYKADRQPAGIYLKEKPFTDHVIQVKKGDTFYIFSDGFYSQFGGDHGDKMKSRRFQEIITEINNLPIDRQKAALEKHYEDWKGSENQIDDILVLGVKV